The sequence below is a genomic window from Schistocerca gregaria isolate iqSchGreg1 chromosome 5, iqSchGreg1.2, whole genome shotgun sequence.
GGAATGGATTCTCGGGAAAACTGCCGAAGCATTCAGGAAAAGACAATCTGGCGTTCTGCCGCACAGTGGACGGGGAAATTGTAATGCTGAAAGGCATCGTAGGTTACTGACGGCTTTGGAGGTACGTAATGGAATACTCGATGAAGTTGAACGTAGCTTCAATATAATTGAAACATTTGTGGTGAGTATTCCATGTACTGTGCAACAAAAGTAGCCTATATTCGTTGGTTCCGTGGACCTGTGCTCTAAACTTGGGATCAAGCGAGGTTGCGCATTACACTCACATTCTAGGGACCGACTGTTCAAAACCCATCtggccatcaagatttaggttttccgtgatttccctaaatcacttaaggcaaatacaaagatggttcctttgcaaagggctaggtcgatttccttccctattcttgtTAATCAGAGTTTGTCTTCCATCTCTGATGATCTtgttgtcaatgggacgttaaaaaCCAATCCTTCGTTACTCTTTCTGGACCAGTTGATCTTAGATGTGCCTTCTCTGCTGGTAAATAGGTGATTAAGCATTAAATACGAAACGAAGGGAAATTAGAATGGGTGAAAATTTTTCCTTGGAAAGTGGACAAGTTGTTAGATACTAGCTGCGACAGTAGAAAATAGGTAACCTGAAGATGCTCTGAGCAGTCGGGTAGAAAAATCATAGGGTAAACTGCAACTGGAATGTGGGTCATACGCTTTTGACGGCTTTAGGGGTTGCAGGTTCACAGTAGTGAAGAAGATGAAGTCAACAACAAACTGACTTATACATTTCAGGTGGTTATCTCAGGCCTAGACCAACAATAGAGCCTGTTAGGTTCTATCTGACTGTGCAGCTCTGTTCCAATTTTGTGTCCAGGCTGTGAAACTTAGCTGCGCCTTCTCCAACAGCTGGTCAGTCAAGTGGACACTCAAATTACTGACGAGGAAATATTAGCAAAATGGGCTGGAAAAAAAGTCAGCACTTACCGTCGCTCAAACATGAACAAGTGATGGGATAAGTGTTGAGGCATTAAGAAAGAGTTAACTTGGGGAGGCATTGAGAAGTAGAACGGGTGGCATTATTGAGCAGATAGAAACTTCGGGAATAGCAGTTCCACGGATGTGAAGAACTTATCACAGTACATGAAGACAACATCAAAATGGATGACACATTTACTTGATACACCGTGACGAGTCCAACAACAAAGCCTACATAGGTTAGTCTCTTGGACTTACAGGTGTATTCCGATTTCAGACACAGTAATGACGTCCTGGATTAACCTTTTCATATAGCTGGTTACTCAGTTGGGGTCGTCATATTGTCAGACTTTAAGTGGACGGTTAAAGTGCAAAACGAAAAGACGGGGAAAACGTAGGCTAGTATAGAAGTCTGTGTAAACTCTTCATTGAATTGTGGACCTTTAGTTATTTAGTTATATAATCCATTGGTCACGTATCGTAAGGAAGTGGAATGAATCTAATTTTAGGTCATTAATTTGTATTTATATACGTTTGTATACTGACCATTTAGAGATGACTTCACGAGAGAAAAAGTATCTTCAGCTTAACAGTGGAAATAAAGAGATAGATAGGAAAATATGGCTTTATCTAAAAGACTGATTTGGAGAATGTAGTGCTTTATGATGTGCGGTCCTATTAGATATGGTTCACTGTTGCCTTTAATTCGGGATAATTTGCGTTTGTAGCAGTTTCGGGCTACAAAGGGGTCCtcctgtttgaatgaggttattgcATACTCCAGTCGCATAGATAACAAGGATTTGTGGCCAAAAGatgaaatatattgaaaattaACAGTAATATTACAGAGGAGAATGCTGGATAATTGCGAGAGAGACAGGTGCATGTTACGAAAGAGACAgaggcagacgaaaaatacaaagaTGCAGCAATaggcggcatctacatctacatgactactctgcaattcacatttaagtgcttggcagagggttcatcgaaccacaatcatactatctctctactattccactcccgaacagcgagagggaaaaacgaacccctaaacctttctgttcgagctctgatttctcttattttattttgatgatcattcctacctatgtaggttgggctcaacaaaatattttcgcattcggaagagaaagttggtgactgaaatttcgtaagaaggtctcgccgcgacgaaaaacgtctttgctgtaatgacttccatcccaactcgtgtatcatatctgccacactctctcccctataacgcgataatacaaaacgagctgcccttttttgcaccctttcgatgtcctccgtcaatcccacctggtaaggatcccacaccgcgcagcaatattctaacagaggacgaacgagtgtagtgtaagctgtctctttagtggacttgttgcatctgctaagtgtcctgccaatgaaacgcaacctttggctcgccttcccgacaatattatctatgtggtccttccaactgaagatgttcgtaattttaacacccaggtacttagttgaattgacagccttgagaattgtactatttatcgagtaatcgaattccaacggatttcttttggaactcatgtggatcatctcacacttttcgttatttagcgtcaactgccacctgacacaccatacagcaatcttttctaaatcgctttgcagctgatactggtcttcggatgaccttactagacggtaaattacagcatcatctgcgaacagtctaagagaactgctcagattgtcacccaggtcatttatatagatcaggaacagtagaggtcccaggacgcttccctggggaacacctgatatcacttcagttttactcgatgatttgccgtctattactacgaactgcgaccttcctgacaggaaatcacgaatccagtcgcacaactgagacgatacctcatagctccgcagcttgattagaagtcgcttgtgaggaacggtgtcaaaagctttccggaaatctagaaatacggaatcaacttgagatcccctgtcgatagcggccattacttcgtgcgaataaagctgTGTGCCCTGGAGCAGGTCTAATATATGAGGGAGCGTAATTCAGAAGCGTGTTTCGGTAAGCAGAAGCAGGAGGCAGTGACAGGGGCTCTCTCCCGCGCCTCGTGTTGGTTGTTAAAGGTAATCTGCGTTATGACGTATCTTAGTACGGTCAGTGTACTGTCCTTGGGCTATCGTCCATCGATACAGCATTCATGTAGTGACACGTATAATTGGCTGGAATGACTGCGCAATGAATATAAAATCTTAATGAGGTGAAAaggcaataaaattatttaattatgaacGAGTAATCTTTGAACTAACTCACCTACGCATTCATTGAAGGCCCTACAGTTAAACATGAACTCAAAACCAGGCTGCAACTTCGATTTCTTTCGCAAATATAAATCATTGCCAGAGATGGACAACGAGAAATCTTCATCTCTTTTTCCGGCACTAAAGCCCACGAAAGGCCCGGGCATTATCGACCACCTGTCTCTGCCAATCCTCTCCTGACTTCGCCAGTTTTTTCtagttccacactcctaaacttctcATATCCGTCTCTATATCATCCAGCCATCACAACCACGGTCTCCCCATTGAGCGGCTACCCTCTTGCTTTGCAGTTAGCACTTTCTTTGGCACTCTTTTTTCTTCTATTGTCTTCATATGCCCCAACCACTGACGATGTACGGTATTTGGTGGACTTTTATAGCATTCATACAATTTTTCATTGGTCCTAAATCTCCAAGCACCATTTTCACATACTGCCCAATATATCTTGCGCAGTACTTGCGTTCCTATCCATCCAAGGCATATCTAACCTGCtgtgttatcgtccacgtttcggaaCCATCCATAACAACTGGTTTTGTAATCGTTTTGTAAACTGTCGCCTTCAGCTGTCTTGAAATGTTGTAGGATTGCAGCATGTTAAGAAAGCTGTAATAGCATCTGTTACCTGCAGCTGTACTTTCCTTTTTCTCTATAATACCTGGTTATCTTCCTTGACCATTCCTCCCAAATACTTAAACCGAATTCCTCTTTCAAACCATTCAAGCTACCTAACGTCTTTCCATCTTgttttgtttcttgtgttctgTCCTTGGGCTATTGCGTATCGATTCAGCGCTCATGTAGTAATTGGCTACAGTGACAGTGTAAAACCTTAACGAGATGGAACTAATTTCTCGGGGTCCACATTGTGAATGACAACTTCGAACTGTGTTACCCAGACATTTAGAGTAGGGGGCCAAAATTTGTTCACCTTAACATAAGCCCTGAAAGGCTATGGAAAAGGTCAAAAATTTGTATATACGTTCCTGAATTTCTTCTCCATCTCTATGCAAGTTacaattaaattctttaaacataCTACAGTCAATATTTGACGTAAACATTAAAGTTTGTCGGTAGAACTCTGGTTCATCTTGTGTAcatactgaggtgaaaaaagtcatggagtACCTCCTAATATTGCTTCGGACCTCCGCTTGTCCggcgtagagcagcaactcgatttggcacggactcaacatgtcgttggaaatcctctgcacaaatactgagctatgctgcctcaatagccgtccatagttgcgggAGTGTTAcccatgcaggattttgtgcacgaaatgacctctcgattatgtcccacaacagTTCGACGGGATACATGCCGGGTcatctgggtggccacatcattcacttgaattgtctagaatgttcttcaaacaagtcaCCAACAACTGTGGTCCTGTgaaatgtttgggaacatgaattccatgaatgtttGCAAATGAACTGGTAGAACATAAACATTACCAGtcagtgatctgttcagttgggccagaggatccAGCCCAAACCATTACAACCCAAACTATTATGAAAatagcccaaaccattatggagtcaccaacaACTTGCACAGTATGTTATCAgctcgggtccatggcttcgtgggatctgcgccatactcgagccctaccatcagctcttaccatttcaaatcgggactcatctatccaggccacggttttccagtcatataggttccaaccgatatggtcaagagctcaGGAGAAGTGCTGGAGACAATGTGCTGTtagctcgcgtcggtcgtctgcagtcatagcccattaacgccaaattcgcagcactgccctaacggatacgttcgtcgtacgagctccattgatttctgcggttatttcaagcagtgttccttgtctgttagcactgacaaatcagtgcaaacgccgctgctctcggtcgttaagtgaaggccgtccgccATTGCGTTGTCCATAGTGAAAGTTAATGTCAGACATTTgttgttctcggcacactcctgacactgagCATCTCGTAATAGTCATCATCTAATCGATTCCTAAATGGGATGTCGCATGCTTCCAGCTCCCGTCGCGCGGCTAtaatataccttgtgtacgcgacactaccgccctcTGTATATGTGCTCATCCCTATCCCCTGACTTTTGAGACCAGAGTAGTTCGTCTTCGCTTCTGTAAggcacatctcttccactgaagcaCCACTGAAAGTTTGTCAGCGTAGTTGTGGTTCATCCTGCATGTAAGTGTGAAATATGTGTGATATATCGCCACGCAGGCGAAGTTGAGGGCAAAAAACTCGTAAACAATAAGGAAAACAGAAGCTCAGAATGTACAGTGTGGCGTGTCCACAGGTGGTGCTCTGCGTGGTGCTGGCCGCGGCGGCGGCGACCCCGCTGCCTGAGCCTGGCTACCTGGGTGCCGGCCTCGTCGCCCCCGCTATCGCCCCCGCCatcgccgcccccgccatcgccgccCCCGTGCTCGCCCCCCGCGTCGTCGGCATCGGTGGCGTCCTCGCCGCCCCGCAGCCGCTGGCTGTCGCCGCCGCCGTGCCTCACGCCAAGATCATCCTGGGCTAAGCAGCCCAGCAGCGCAAAGAACACATCACTCGACTACACCCTTATCCGGCCGGCAGGCGCACTGCTGACGacagtgttaccaacataaaagcctgaAATAAATCATCTATTTTATTCGTCGCATTAAAAAACTGATCCATTTATTTTTAACTACCTCAACAGACATACTCCTCAATCCATTGTACTGGGTGTGATGGACAGCACTTTGCAGTATTGTAGTCATTCTCTTTCCTGGTTAGTTTTGCACAGTGTATGTTTCAACCTGTACAGCCGAGTCCTATCCAATAGGCCTACAACAGCCTgtaggcccacgagaaatacggaccctgcaacgaacttgtgacgtcacattagtCACCTTATCTGCCATACTTCGTGAACGCTCGGCTTCATGCAGAGCCCATGGGAAATCGATAtctcttcatctatatctacatctacgtgactactctgctattcataataaagtgcctggtagagggttcaatgaaccaccttcaagctgtctctctaccgttccactcgcgaacgaaacgcgggaaaaacgagcacttaaatttttctatgagagccctgacttctcttattttatcgtgatgatcatttctccctatgtaggtgggtgccaacagaatgttttcgcaatcggaggagaaaactggcgattgaaatttcatgagaagatcccgtcgcaacgaaaaactcctttgttttaatgactaccactccaattcacgtatcatgtctgtgacactatcacccttatttcgcgataatacaaaacgagctgcccttctttgtactttttcgatgtcatccgtcagtcccacctgatgcggatcccacaccgcgcagcaatactccagaatgtggcggagaagcgtggtgtaagcagtctctttaatagacctgttgcaccttctaagtgttctgccaatgaatcgcagtctttggtttgctcaacccacagtattatctatgtgatcgttccaatttatgttatatgtaattgtaatccctaagtatttagttgaatttacagccttcatatttgtgtgagttATCTCGTAATCGCAATTTAGctgattccttttggtactcatgtgaataacttcacacatacaggtatcttatctaaatcattttgcaagtcgttttggtcaCTGATGACATTTCAATGAAAAAGTTCCTACTAAAAGCCTTTATTTCGTCATGCGCTACGGTGAGCTTCCATGCATTTAAACCTGCACAATTATTAAACTGGTCTGAAATAAACTGcca
It includes:
- the LOC126272125 gene encoding neuropeptide-like 3 — protein: MKFLVVLCVVLAAAAATPLPEPGYLGAGLVAPAIAPAIAAPAIAAPVLAPRVVGIGGVLAAPQPLAVAAAVPHAKIILG